A single genomic interval of Heterodontus francisci isolate sHetFra1 chromosome 45, sHetFra1.hap1, whole genome shotgun sequence harbors:
- the LOC137356165 gene encoding zinc finger protein 628-like: MAESEAPARGQAGGQPYQCLECGKSFKWSSRLAHHQRSHTGERPYKCSECGKAFKGSSALLYHQRGHTGERPYKCSECGKAFKRASLLAVHQSVHTGLRAFRCGLCGLTFKWSSHYQYHLRQHTGERPYACSECGKAFKNSSSLSRHRHVHTGARPYPCAACGKAFAQSANLRQHQRTHTGERPYRCGDCGRAFTHSSNLLLHRRTHAAQRGHRCQLCAKAFASPAYLQRHLRCHAGEEGLAVEEAAAAPAEELQPPAGQTVEAVYQAPPPPLPHPSPVPGAGDETPFKCAVCERSFGQLAGLLAHQRGHTAEQRLVQAEAEVTCAAPPAAASAAAPPQPPAPEAGPPAERPYQCSECGKAFKGSSGLRYHQRGHTGERPYKCSECGKAFKRASLLAVHQRVHTGLRAFRCGLCGLTFKWSSHYQYHLRQHTGERPYACSECGKAFRNSSSLSRHRHLHTGARPYPCLLCGKAFAQSSNLRQHQRTHTGERPYRCDECDKTFTHSSNLLLHRRTHSAQRPHACPVCSKAFAVASYLQRHLRTHAAEPPAAAPAVQAVPAVQGLQTLQGIQIIHTVHALPTVQLVQTF; encoded by the coding sequence ATGGCGGAGAGCGAAGCGCCCGCCCGGGGCCAAGCCGGCGGGCAGCCCTACCAGTGCCTGGAGTGCGGCAAGAGCTTCAAGTGGTCGTCGCGGCTGGCTCACCACCAGCGCAGCCACACGGGCGAGCGGCCCTACAAGTGCTCGGAGTGCGGCAAGGCCTTCAAGGGCTCCTCGGCGCTGCTGTACCACCAGCGGGGCCACACCGGCGAGCGGCCCTACAAGTGCTCGGAGTGCGGCAAGGCCTTCAAGCGGGCCTCGCTGCTGGCCGTCCACCAGAGCGTCCACACGGGCCTGCGGGCCTTCCGCTGCGGCTTGTGCGGCCTGACCTTCAAGTGGTCCTCGCACTACCAGTACCACCTGCGCCAGCACACGGGCGAGAGGCCGTACGCCTGCTCGGAGTGCGGCAAGGCCTTCAAGAACTCCTCCAGCCTCTCGCGGCACCGGCACGTCCACACGGGGGCCCGGCCCTACCCCTGCGCGGCCTGCGGCAAGGCCTTCGCCCAGTCCGCCAACCTGCGGCAGCACCAGCGCACCCACACGGGCGAGCGGCCGTACCGCTGCGGCGACTGCGGCCGGGCCTTCACCCACTCCTCCAACCTGCTGCTCCACCGCCGCACCCACGCCGCCCAGCGCGGCCACCGTTGTCAGCTCTGCGCCAAGGCCTTCGCCTCCCCGGCCTACCTGCAGCGGCACCTGCGCTGCCACGCGGGCGAGGAGGGGCTGGCGGTGGAGGAGGCGGCCGCCGCGCCGGCCGAGGAGCTACAGCCGCCGGCCGGCCAGACGGTGGAGGCCGTCTACCAAGCCCCACCGCCCCCGCTCCCCCATCCCTCGCCCGTCCCGGGCGCGGGGGACGAGACGCCCTTCAAGTGCGCCGTCTGCGAGCGCAGCTTCGGCCAGCTGGCCGGCCTGCTGGCCCACCAGCGCGGGCACACGGCGGAGCAGCGGCTGGTGCAGGCCGAGGCGGAGGTGACCTGCGCCGCCCCGCCGGCTGCCGCGTCCGCAGCCGCACCCCCCCAGCCTCCGGCCCCCGAGGCCGGGCCCCCGGCCGAGCGGCCCTACCAGTGCTCGGAGTGCGGCAAGGCCTTCAAGGGCTCCTCAGGCCTGCGGTACCACCAGCGGGGCCACACCGGCGAGCGGCCCTACAAGTGCTCGGAGTGCGGCAAGGCCTTCAAGCGGGCCTCGCTGCTGGCCGTCCACCAGCGCGTCCACACGGGCCTGCGGGCCTTCCGCTGCGGCTTGTGCGGCCTGACCTTCAAGTGGTCCTCGCACTACCAGTACCACCTGCGCCAGCACACGGGCGAGAGGCCGTACGCCTGCTCGGAGTGCGGCAAGGCCTTCCGCAACTCCTCCAGCCTCTCGCGGCACCGGCACCTGCATACGGGGGCCCGGCCCTACCCCTGCCTGCTGTGCGGCAAGGCCTTCGCCCAGTCCTCCAACCTGCGGCAGCACCAGCGCACCCACACCGGCGAGCGGCCGTACCGCTGCGACGAGTGCGACAAGACCTTCACCCACTCCTCCAACCTGCTGCTCCACCGTCGCACCCACTCCGCCCAGCGGCCCCACGCCTGCCCTGTCTGCTCCAAGGCCTTCGCCGTGGCCTCCTACCTGCAGCGGCACCTGCGCACGCACGCCGCGGAGCCGCCGGCCGCCGCGCCCGCCGTCCAGGCGGTGCCCGCCGTCCAGGGACTGCAGACGCTGCAGGGCATCCAGATCATCCACACCGTGCATGCCCTCCCCACCGTCCAGTTGGTGCAGACGTTCTGA
- the nat14 gene encoding probable N-acetyltransferase 14 — translation MPLLDISKLVFRQMEEGEREIVSEMLKDGSRETENRLLLYAMTRPAALLLMAVSSSALRFVLSSFAAALLAPVAFLAALLKVGLHWRWRLPPPAGGQLWVAVHDGEDVCGCVAFDPRDGGGRGGDPPSVELLRLAVGRWHRRSGVATFLLAALEAWARAEGRRRVTLRVEAANRAAVALFEKRGYRPSGGGGGLCSGISLEYAKDL, via the exons ATGCCTCTTCTGGACATCAGTAAACTGGTTTTCCGGCAGATGGAGGAAGGCGAGAGGGAGATTGTCTCGGAGATGTTGAAG GATGGCTCCCGGGAAACGGAAAACCGGCTGCTCCTCTACGCCATGACGCGCCCGGCCGCTCTGCTGCTGATGGCGGTGAGCAGCAGCGCCCTCCGCTTCGTCCTCAGCTCCTTCGCCGCTGCCCTCTTGGCCCCCGTGGCCTTCCTGGCTGCCCTGCTCAAGGTGGGCCTCCACTGGCGCTGGCGGCTCCCGCCCCCGGCCGGCGGGCAACTCTGGGTGGCCGTCCACGACGGAGAAGACGTCTGCGGCTGCGTGGCCTTCGACCCCCGCgacgggggggggcggggaggggaccCGCCCTCGGTGGAGCTGCTCCGCCTGGCGGTCGGCCGCTGGCACCGGAGGTCGGGGGTCGCCACCTTCCTGCTGGCCGCCCTGGAGGCCTGGGCGCGGGCCGAGGGCCGCCGGAGGGTGACGCTGAGGGTCGAGGCGGCGAACCGCGCGGCCGTCGCGCTGTTCGAGAAGCGCGGGTACAGGCCGAGCGGCGGCGGTGGGGGGCTTTGCTCCGGCATCAGCCTCGAGTATGCCAAGGACCTTTGA